A stretch of the Polaribacter pacificus genome encodes the following:
- the tsaD gene encoding tRNA (adenosine(37)-N6)-threonylcarbamoyltransferase complex transferase subunit TsaD — MSQKSIYILGIESSCDDTSAAVICNGVVLSNVVANQEVHAKYGGVVPELASRAHQQNIVPVVQQALKEANIEKHQLHGIAFTRGPGLMGSLLVGTSFAKSLALGLKIPLLDVNHMQAHILAHFIKEEDSRIPPFPFICLTISGGHTQIVKVNNHFDMEILGETIDDAVGEAFDKSAKILGLPYPGGPLIDKYAQLGNPKAFKFTKPKVGDLDFSFSGLKTAILYFIQKQEKEQPNFIKENLYDICASIQYTIIEILMDKLKNAVKQTQITHIAIAGGVSANSEIRKRLKMAEQHWGWTSYIPKFEYTTDNAAMIAITGYLNFLNNTYADVSVTAQARLKVTE; from the coding sequence TTGAGCCAAAAGTCAATCTATATTTTAGGAATAGAATCATCATGTGATGACACGAGTGCTGCCGTAATTTGCAACGGAGTAGTTTTAAGCAATGTGGTTGCCAATCAAGAGGTGCATGCTAAATACGGTGGTGTGGTGCCAGAGTTGGCTTCAAGAGCCCATCAACAAAACATTGTACCCGTGGTACAACAAGCACTAAAAGAAGCCAACATAGAAAAACACCAATTACATGGAATAGCTTTTACAAGAGGTCCTGGATTAATGGGTTCTTTGTTAGTTGGTACTTCCTTTGCAAAATCTTTGGCTTTGGGTTTAAAGATTCCATTGTTAGATGTTAACCATATGCAAGCTCATATTTTAGCGCACTTTATCAAAGAAGAAGATAGCAGGATTCCTCCTTTTCCATTTATCTGCCTTACCATAAGCGGAGGTCATACTCAGATTGTTAAAGTAAACAATCATTTTGATATGGAAATTTTAGGAGAAACCATTGATGATGCGGTTGGAGAAGCGTTTGATAAATCTGCAAAAATACTTGGACTTCCTTATCCTGGAGGACCCTTAATTGACAAATACGCACAGTTGGGAAACCCAAAAGCTTTTAAGTTTACCAAACCTAAAGTTGGAGATCTTGATTTTAGTTTTAGCGGATTAAAAACGGCCATTTTATACTTTATCCAAAAACAAGAAAAAGAGCAACCTAATTTCATTAAAGAAAACCTCTACGATATTTGTGCATCCATACAGTACACCATCATAGAAATTTTAATGGACAAACTTAAAAATGCAGTCAAACAAACTCAAATTACCCATATTGCTATTGCTGGAGGAGTTTCTGCTAATTCAGAAATTAGAAAACGCCTTAAAATGGCTGAGCAACATTGGGGTTGGACTAGTTATATTCCTAAGTTTGAATACACCACAGACAACGCA
- a CDS encoding translocation/assembly module TamB domain-containing protein, with translation MSIVFSIPAVQTRLAKTLTKTLNKEFKTDIVVKQVDLSFLGSVRLKGVEIRDHHKDTLLFVDKLSTSLRDVKKIMDNDVNLGNVSLDGVQFFMTTYKGETDDNLAVFVEKFNTDTPVDSLAPTFLLSTKNIYLNNLTFRISDANNKEPLSLALSDAGGSLSDFRIEGANVYAKLRGLYFNHTTGIEVVDLTTDFTYTTSQMLFENTRIKTAHSLVQANIKFDYNREDLQFFTDKVLIKASIDQSDLAMQDLHKLYEEIDGDDILHFNGEFNGYLNNFKINGFDLVSDEGMKIKSEMSFKNILNADKDFLFDAALTNITANHQQLKSILPNLLGKTLPTELSRLGNFRLSGKTFVSSDKIKANVLINSKLGKARADLELTNITNIDNSDYKGRISLIDFNIGAFINESLFGKVSLDADVNGSGFKLENINTGVIGSIKQLEFNDYVYQNLYVDGLFQNRLFNGNLKVDDAFLKMRFNGLADFSSSVNKFDFTASIEEANLLKTNLFTRDSLSNIKGDIVIDVVGNNFDNIVGRANFKDVVYTNQKQAYVFKNFSVVSGLDKEVKTIKVSSDDIVQGQLNGVFTFNQLLPIAQNALGSMYTNYKPYPVDTDQYIEFDFKIYNQIVDVFFPQIFIGSNTTIRGRLDSKSNDVVFTFISPKVVAYGNEIDELSLRINTTNPLYNTHLMAENIKTKYYDATKLNLINRTQNDTLFFKSEFKGGIQNSETYNMDFYYTFNEDQKFVLGIEKSIFNFKNNVWNINPESNKDNKVVFDFKKEEFVFSPFKLASNEQEITFLGTLRDSTYKDLKINFKKVELSSFLPPIDSLSMYGVLSGDLDFLQKDGVYSPEGNLDVENFKINSFEQGDLKLSVKGNNSYEKYNVDLSLTHNGSQSIFANGDVDFSATRPELKNFIVKLDQFQLNAFSPLGQDILTRLRGEASGEFSVSGFLGNPSMKGEITLKDAGLKFPYLNVDYDFQGITKISLEDQSFNFDQLTLQDVKYGTIGDFSGRISHLNFKDWYLNLKIDTENLLVLDTEDAEETLYYGTAFINGGAHLYGMTSSLQIDVNAKTNPNTVFVLPLSDLKTVDNFSLIRFDSELKTIDPKSQFAVNTPKGLNLNINLEVTKDATAEVVIDKKTGSSLKGNGNGDIQLKIDTRGGFSMYGDFIVDKGKYEFKNSGINRTFEVEKGGTISWNGDPTDANLNVTGIYVAKANPGQLLENFNSNRKIPVNLITRISGGLYNSKQEFDIEIPNVNSAIKSELDFKLNDNNVGEKTKQFLTLLVTNSFYNPNGSGFNSSNAIIGTTSNAISNVLSDLISSSDGKVQFGVGYDVANKSDIDNLNTDDLVNVSVGTQISDRVIINGKVGVPVGSKTQSSVVGEVKVEVLLNEKGNFRGVIFNRQNEIQYSTEEEGYTQGVGLTYQVDFNNLSELLQKMGLKKQRKKQLEQSKDTVVMPTQPKTVKFNPVKKNAQ, from the coding sequence ATGAGCATCGTTTTTTCTATTCCTGCTGTTCAAACTCGATTGGCCAAAACTCTTACTAAAACATTAAATAAAGAATTTAAAACAGACATTGTTGTAAAGCAGGTTGATTTGTCTTTTTTGGGTTCTGTTCGTTTAAAAGGAGTTGAAATAAGAGACCATCATAAAGACACCTTACTTTTTGTTGATAAGCTAAGTACTTCTTTGCGAGATGTTAAAAAAATAATGGACAACGATGTAAATTTAGGGAACGTTTCTCTTGATGGTGTTCAGTTTTTTATGACAACCTACAAAGGTGAAACTGATGATAATTTAGCTGTTTTTGTTGAGAAATTTAATACGGATACTCCTGTAGATTCTTTGGCTCCAACATTTTTACTGTCCACAAAAAACATCTATCTTAACAATCTTACTTTTCGTATTTCAGATGCCAATAACAAAGAGCCTTTATCATTGGCATTATCAGATGCAGGTGGTAGTTTGAGTGATTTTCGTATCGAAGGAGCCAATGTATATGCTAAGCTTCGCGGTTTATACTTTAATCATACCACAGGAATTGAGGTTGTAGATTTAACCACTGATTTTACCTATACCACTTCACAAATGCTGTTTGAGAACACCCGAATCAAGACAGCACATTCATTAGTTCAGGCCAATATTAAATTTGATTATAATCGAGAGGATTTACAATTTTTTACAGACAAAGTACTTATAAAAGCAAGCATCGATCAAAGTGATTTGGCTATGCAAGACCTGCATAAATTATACGAAGAAATTGACGGTGATGATATTTTGCATTTTAATGGAGAGTTTAATGGGTATTTAAACAATTTTAAGATAAACGGGTTTGATTTAGTTTCTGATGAAGGAATGAAAATTAAATCAGAAATGAGTTTTAAAAATATTTTAAATGCTGATAAAGATTTTCTCTTTGATGCCGCTTTAACAAATATTACAGCAAACCACCAGCAATTAAAAAGCATACTTCCTAATTTGCTTGGTAAAACCCTGCCAACAGAATTGTCACGGTTAGGTAATTTTAGACTTTCTGGTAAGACCTTTGTTAGTAGTGATAAGATTAAGGCCAATGTATTGATCAATTCAAAACTAGGAAAAGCGAGAGCAGACCTAGAACTTACAAATATTACAAATATTGACAACTCAGATTACAAAGGAAGAATTTCTTTGATTGATTTTAATATTGGTGCTTTTATTAATGAATCATTGTTTGGTAAGGTTAGCTTGGATGCCGATGTAAATGGTTCTGGTTTTAAATTAGAAAATATCAATACCGGAGTTATAGGAAGTATTAAACAACTAGAGTTTAATGATTATGTGTATCAAAACTTATATGTCGATGGTCTTTTTCAGAATCGTTTGTTTAATGGGAATTTAAAAGTTGATGATGCATTTTTAAAAATGCGATTTAATGGTTTGGCAGATTTTTCGTCAAGCGTCAATAAATTTGATTTTACGGCAAGTATAGAAGAAGCTAATTTACTTAAAACGAATTTGTTTACCAGAGATAGTTTATCTAATATCAAAGGTGATATTGTAATCGATGTTGTTGGAAATAATTTTGATAATATTGTTGGAAGAGCCAACTTTAAAGATGTGGTTTACACCAATCAAAAACAGGCTTATGTTTTTAAAAACTTCTCAGTCGTTTCTGGACTTGACAAAGAGGTGAAAACGATCAAAGTTAGTTCGGATGATATTGTTCAAGGACAATTAAACGGAGTCTTTACTTTTAATCAATTACTGCCAATAGCCCAGAATGCATTGGGTAGCATGTATACAAATTACAAGCCTTACCCAGTTGATACAGATCAATATATTGAGTTTGATTTTAAAATTTACAATCAAATTGTAGATGTATTTTTTCCTCAAATTTTTATAGGAAGTAACACCACAATTAGAGGGCGTTTGGATTCCAAATCAAATGATGTCGTTTTTACTTTTATTTCTCCTAAGGTAGTGGCCTATGGCAATGAAATCGATGAGCTTTCATTAAGGATAAATACGACAAACCCGCTATACAACACGCATCTAATGGCAGAAAATATCAAGACCAAGTATTATGATGCTACCAAGCTAAACTTGATCAATAGAACCCAAAATGACACCTTGTTTTTTAAGTCAGAGTTTAAAGGAGGGATCCAAAACTCCGAAACCTACAATATGGACTTTTATTATACTTTTAATGAAGATCAAAAGTTTGTTTTAGGTATTGAAAAATCGATATTTAATTTTAAGAATAACGTTTGGAATATTAATCCAGAAAGCAATAAAGATAATAAAGTTGTTTTTGATTTTAAGAAGGAAGAATTCGTTTTTAGTCCTTTTAAATTAGCATCAAATGAACAAGAAATTACTTTTTTAGGGACTCTTAGAGATTCTACATATAAAGATTTAAAGATCAATTTTAAAAAGGTAGAGCTCTCTAGTTTTTTGCCTCCAATAGATAGTTTATCTATGTATGGTGTTTTAAGTGGTGATTTGGACTTTTTGCAAAAAGATGGAGTGTATTCGCCAGAGGGAAACCTAGACGTTGAGAACTTTAAAATCAATTCATTTGAGCAGGGGGATTTAAAATTGTCTGTAAAAGGAAACAACTCCTACGAAAAATACAATGTAGACTTGAGTCTTACTCATAACGGAAGCCAAAGTATTTTTGCCAATGGGGATGTTGATTTTAGTGCAACAAGACCAGAATTAAAAAACTTTATAGTAAAATTAGATCAGTTTCAGCTCAATGCTTTTAGTCCACTAGGTCAGGATATACTTACTAGACTTCGAGGAGAAGCATCTGGAGAATTTAGTGTTAGTGGCTTTTTGGGAAACCCAAGTATGAAAGGAGAAATAACACTCAAAGATGCTGGATTAAAATTTCCGTATTTGAATGTTGATTATGATTTTCAAGGCATCACAAAAATTTCTTTAGAAGATCAATCTTTTAATTTTGATCAGCTAACCTTGCAAGATGTTAAGTATGGAACCATCGGTGATTTTAGCGGAAGGATTTCACACTTGAATTTTAAAGATTGGTATTTAAACCTTAAGATAGACACAGAAAATTTATTGGTACTAGACACTGAAGATGCAGAAGAAACCCTGTACTACGGGACAGCCTTTATTAATGGAGGAGCTCATCTTTATGGGATGACTAGTAGTTTGCAAATTGATGTAAATGCCAAAACCAATCCAAATACAGTTTTTGTCTTGCCTTTAAGCGATTTAAAAACAGTAGATAATTTTAGTTTGATACGTTTTGATTCTGAGTTAAAAACAATTGATCCTAAGTCGCAATTTGCTGTTAATACACCCAAAGGACTTAATTTAAATATCAATTTAGAAGTTACCAAAGACGCAACAGCAGAAGTTGTTATTGATAAAAAAACAGGAAGTTCTTTAAAAGGGAATGGTAATGGGGATATTCAACTAAAGATCGATACTAGAGGCGGGTTTTCTATGTATGGAGACTTTATAGTAGACAAAGGTAAATACGAGTTTAAAAATAGTGGAATTAACAGAACTTTTGAAGTAGAAAAAGGCGGGACAATTTCTTGGAACGGAGATCCAACCGATGCCAATTTAAATGTAACTGGAATTTACGTAGCCAAAGCAAACCCAGGACAATTATTAGAAAACTTTAATAGCAATAGAAAAATACCAGTAAACTTAATTACAAGAATAAGTGGAGGTTTGTACAATTCAAAACAAGAATTTGATATTGAAATTCCCAATGTTAATTCAGCGATTAAATCAGAACTTGATTTTAAATTGAATGACAATAATGTTGGTGAAAAAACCAAGCAATTTTTAACCTTGTTGGTAACCAATAGTTTTTACAATCCTAATGGTTCAGGATTCAATAGTTCTAATGCAATCATAGGAACCACTTCTAATGCGATTTCTAATGTTTTATCAGATCTAATTAGCAGTAGCGATGGCAAGGTTCAATTTGGTGTGGGTTATGATGTGGCAAATAAGAGTGATATCGATAATTTAAATACAGATGACTTGGTTAATGTATCAGTTGGTACTCAGATTTCTGATCGGGTAATTATTAATGGTAAAGTTGGGGTTCCGGTAGGGTCTAAAACTCAATCGAGTGTTGTAGGAGAAGTTAAAGTAGAGGTACTGTTAAATGAAAAAGGAAACTTTAGAGGTGTTATTTTTAATAGACAAAACGAGATTCAATACTCAACAGAAGAAGAGGGCTATACGCAAGGTGTAGGACTTACCTATCAAGTAGATTTTAATAATTTGTCTGAGTTGCTACAAAAAATGGGGCTTAAAAAACAAAGAAAAAAGCAGTTAGAACAATCAAAAGACACTGTTGTGATGCCAACTCAACCAAAAACAGTCAAATTTAATCCAGTAAAAAAGAATGCACAATAA
- a CDS encoding nucleotidyltransferase family protein: MHNKYTLVVLAAGIGSRYGGTKQLDEVSASGASIMEFSIYDAIKAGFTNIVFILREDILTEVKADFDSKLAGKATVAYVCQEIQNIPKTYQNNSRVKPWGTGHALLVAKTHIQEEFCVINADDFYGFDAFKAMYRFLKTNTDRQQYAMVGYPVQNTLSANGSVSRGQCYVDSDLQLLKITERTAIVQKEDVISYKTAAGKEELLPKDTLVSMNFWGFYPEFFSDLEAAFEQFLSVNSNSLTTEFYLPSVIDELLQKQRVRVRVLETSANWMGVTYQEDKELVVSRIKDFIAQGAYPENLWR, encoded by the coding sequence ATGCACAATAAGTATACGCTTGTGGTGTTGGCGGCTGGCATTGGTAGTCGTTATGGAGGAACCAAGCAATTGGATGAAGTATCTGCATCTGGAGCAAGTATCATGGAATTTTCTATTTACGATGCCATCAAAGCTGGGTTTACAAACATCGTTTTTATTCTTCGAGAAGATATCTTAACAGAGGTTAAAGCAGATTTTGATAGCAAATTAGCAGGGAAAGCTACTGTTGCATACGTTTGCCAGGAGATCCAAAATATTCCAAAAACATACCAGAACAATTCTCGAGTAAAACCTTGGGGTACTGGACATGCGCTGTTGGTGGCAAAAACGCATATCCAAGAAGAGTTTTGTGTAATTAACGCTGATGATTTTTATGGCTTTGATGCTTTTAAAGCGATGTATCGATTTTTAAAAACCAATACAGATAGACAGCAATACGCTATGGTCGGTTATCCTGTGCAAAATACTTTGTCTGCAAATGGATCGGTTTCTAGAGGACAATGTTATGTAGATTCAGACCTGCAATTGCTAAAAATTACAGAACGAACAGCTATTGTTCAAAAAGAAGATGTTATCAGTTATAAAACAGCAGCTGGTAAGGAGGAGCTCTTGCCTAAGGATACTTTGGTTTCAATGAATTTTTGGGGGTTTTATCCTGAGTTTTTTAGCGATCTAGAAGCGGCCTTTGAACAGTTTTTAAGTGTTAATTCTAATTCTTTGACTACCGAGTTTTATTTACCCTCGGTGATAGATGAGTTATTGCAAAAACAAAGGGTAAGGGTGCGTGTTTTAGAGACTTCTGCCAATTGGATGGGGGTTACTTACCAAGAAGATAAAGAGTTGGTTGTGAGTAGAATAAAAGATTTTATTGCTCAAGGGGCTTATCCAGAAAATTTATGGAGATGA
- a CDS encoding phosphotransferase enzyme family protein, protein MEMIQVQEVFKAFDTQTSIESFTVLNTGHINDTYLIETKEGVKFVLQRINSNVFSEAALMIQNKVLVSLHLQKKMQQYSKDKLHQHVLSFVKTQQGAFFYVDHNNHYWNLSFFIKGSITYEKTPNTAIAYQAGKATSEFLALTADFPLESIKTILPDFHSIDNRYRQFLTALNAASPTRLKTAELLIDFVQKEQENMRVLDEAITMNKLPLRLTHNDTKISNILFNASDIAICLIDTDTVMPGVLHYDYADAIRTICNTADEDESDLLKVQFHLDYFKSYTLGFSENIKENCTLEEVKLLPISLQVLPFIMGLRFLTDYLNEDVYYKTNYPAHNLDRAANQFTLVKEIQQNFSEIKTYITQVFSF, encoded by the coding sequence ATGGAGATGATACAGGTGCAAGAAGTTTTTAAAGCTTTTGATACTCAAACAAGCATAGAGTCTTTTACGGTTTTAAATACTGGGCATATCAATGATACCTATTTAATAGAGACAAAAGAGGGTGTGAAATTTGTCCTCCAAAGAATCAATAGTAATGTCTTTTCTGAAGCGGCTTTGATGATTCAAAACAAGGTTTTGGTGAGTTTGCACTTGCAAAAAAAAATGCAACAGTACTCAAAAGATAAGCTTCATCAGCATGTATTGAGCTTTGTAAAAACTCAGCAGGGTGCTTTCTTTTATGTGGATCATAATAATCATTATTGGAATCTGTCTTTTTTTATAAAAGGATCGATTACCTATGAAAAAACACCTAACACAGCAATTGCCTATCAGGCAGGGAAAGCGACCAGTGAGTTTTTGGCCTTAACTGCAGATTTTCCATTGGAATCTATCAAAACAATTTTACCAGATTTTCATAGCATTGATAATCGTTACAGACAGTTTCTTACTGCGTTAAATGCAGCTAGCCCGACAAGGTTAAAGACTGCTGAACTGCTGATAGATTTTGTGCAAAAAGAACAAGAAAACATGCGAGTTTTAGATGAGGCGATTACTATGAATAAGCTTCCGCTGCGGTTAACCCATAACGATACGAAAATTTCGAACATACTTTTTAATGCTTCAGATATAGCTATCTGTTTGATTGATACAGACACAGTAATGCCAGGTGTACTACACTATGATTATGCGGATGCAATCCGAACCATTTGCAATACGGCAGATGAGGATGAATCCGATTTGTTAAAAGTGCAGTTTCATTTGGATTATTTTAAATCCTATACTCTAGGTTTTAGTGAAAATATCAAAGAAAATTGTACCTTAGAAGAAGTGAAACTTTTACCGATTAGTCTTCAGGTATTGCCATTTATTATGGGGCTCCGGTTTTTAACTGATTATTTAAATGAGGATGTTTATTATAAAACAAACTATCCTGCACATAATTTAGATAGAGCCGCAAATCAGTTTACTTTGGTAAAAGAAATTCAACAAAATTTTTCAGAAATTAAAACGTACATCACTCAGGTTTTTTCTTTTTAA
- the pfkA gene encoding 6-phosphofructokinase codes for MEKIKKIAVLTSGGDSPGMNAAIRSVVRTCAFYKIASVGIYRGYQGMIEGDFINLNARSVNNIINKGGTILKSARSTEFRTEEGRRKAYKHLKENEIDALVVIGGDGSFTGGVVFNQEFNFPIVGIPGTIDNDIYGTTHTLGFDTALNTAVEAIDKIRDTASSHNRLFFVEVMGRDAGFIALNAGVGAGAEEILIPEEDLGLDRMLDSLKASRKSGKSSSIVVVAEGDKTGKNVFELADYVEKNLPEYDVRVSVLGHMQRGGSPSCFDRVLASRLGVKAVELLLEGKTNLMVGLVNNKIKPTDLEKAIKGHHKIDTELLRVSDIMST; via the coding sequence ATGGAGAAAATTAAAAAAATAGCAGTACTAACTTCAGGAGGAGATTCACCTGGAATGAATGCAGCCATTCGTTCTGTGGTAAGGACTTGTGCGTTTTATAAGATTGCATCTGTAGGGATTTACAGAGGTTATCAGGGGATGATTGAGGGAGATTTTATCAATCTTAATGCTCGGAGCGTTAATAATATTATTAACAAGGGAGGTACCATCCTAAAATCAGCAAGGTCTACGGAGTTTAGAACAGAAGAGGGTAGACGTAAAGCATATAAGCATTTAAAAGAGAATGAAATTGACGCCTTAGTAGTTATTGGTGGAGATGGAAGTTTTACAGGTGGCGTTGTTTTTAATCAAGAATTTAATTTCCCTATTGTGGGTATTCCAGGGACCATCGATAATGATATTTATGGAACTACACATACATTGGGTTTTGATACAGCACTCAATACAGCTGTAGAGGCAATTGATAAAATACGTGATACCGCTTCTTCACATAACCGCTTGTTTTTTGTTGAGGTGATGGGACGAGATGCTGGTTTTATCGCTTTAAATGCAGGAGTAGGAGCAGGTGCAGAAGAAATTTTAATACCCGAAGAAGACTTAGGCCTAGACCGTATGTTAGATTCTCTAAAAGCAAGTAGAAAATCAGGTAAATCATCCAGTATTGTTGTGGTTGCAGAAGGAGATAAAACAGGTAAAAACGTTTTTGAACTGGCAGATTATGTAGAGAAAAACTTGCCAGAATACGATGTGAGAGTTTCTGTTTTAGGGCATATGCAACGCGGAGGTTCTCCAAGCTGTTTTGATCGCGTTTTGGCCAGTAGGTTAGGTGTAAAAGCGGTAGAATTATTATTAGAAGGAAAAACAAATTTAATGGTAGGATTGGTCAATAATAAAATCAAGCCTACAGATTTAGAAAAAGCAATAAAAGGACATCATAAAATTGATACAGAATTATTGAGAGTGTCAGATATTATGTCAACATAA
- the gap gene encoding type I glyceraldehyde-3-phosphate dehydrogenase gives MIKIGINGFGRIGRLAFRSAMERDNVQVVGINDLLEVDYLAYMLKYDSVHGAFKGTVEVKDSQTLMVNGNPIRVTAERNPSDLKWDAIGADYVLECTGIFKSKEQANLHLLGGAKKVIISAPSADAPMFVMGVNHQLLTKEDTIISNASCTTNCLAPIVKVLHDNFGIVEGLMTTVHSTTATQRTVDGPSSKDWRGGRAALHNIIPSSTGAAKAVSKIIPAMKGKLTGMAFRVPTMDVSVVDLTVRLEKSTSYEDIKAAMKTASENDMKGVLGYTEELLVSQDFVGDTRTSIFDANAGMALNDHFVKVVAWYDNEIGYSTKLVDLAVYAATL, from the coding sequence ATGATAAAAATTGGAATTAATGGATTTGGACGTATCGGAAGGTTGGCTTTTCGATCTGCAATGGAGAGAGACAATGTACAAGTGGTAGGAATAAATGACTTACTAGAAGTAGATTATTTAGCATACATGCTTAAATATGATTCTGTTCATGGAGCATTTAAAGGGACTGTAGAGGTAAAAGATTCACAAACCCTTATGGTAAATGGAAATCCAATACGAGTAACAGCAGAAAGAAACCCAAGTGATTTAAAATGGGATGCCATTGGAGCAGATTATGTTTTGGAGTGTACAGGTATTTTTAAAAGTAAAGAACAAGCTAATTTACATCTTCTAGGAGGTGCAAAAAAAGTAATTATTTCTGCTCCTTCAGCAGATGCTCCTATGTTTGTAATGGGAGTTAATCATCAGCTTTTAACCAAAGAAGATACTATCATTTCGAATGCGTCATGTACCACAAATTGTTTGGCACCCATCGTAAAGGTATTGCATGATAATTTTGGAATTGTAGAAGGTTTAATGACTACAGTGCATTCTACAACGGCAACTCAAAGAACTGTTGATGGACCTTCATCAAAAGATTGGAGAGGTGGTAGAGCTGCCTTGCACAATATTATCCCATCTTCTACGGGTGCTGCAAAAGCGGTTAGTAAGATTATTCCTGCCATGAAAGGGAAGCTTACAGGAATGGCATTTAGAGTTCCAACTATGGATGTTTCTGTGGTTGATCTTACTGTGCGACTTGAAAAAAGTACCAGTTATGAAGATATTAAAGCAGCGATGAAGACTGCTTCAGAAAATGATATGAAAGGTGTTTTAGGATATACTGAAGAATTGTTGGTTTCACAAGACTTTGTTGGAGATACTAGAACTTCTATTTTTGATGCAAATGCAGGGATGGCTTTAAATGATCATTTTGTTAAAGTGGTTGCCTGGTATGACAATGAGATTGGGTATTCTACTAAGTTGGTTGATTTAGCTGTATATGCTGCTACCTTATAA
- a CDS encoding Rid family detoxifying hydrolase, which yields MKKIITTSKAPAPIGPYNQAILAGNTLYTSGQIAFNPENGELVLDSIAVETKQVMENLKAVLEAAEMNFEQVVKTSIFISDMNNFAAINEVYADYFNEETAPARETVEVANLPKFVNVEISMIAIK from the coding sequence ATGAAAAAAATCATCACTACAAGCAAAGCGCCAGCTCCAATCGGCCCATACAACCAAGCCATTTTAGCAGGAAACACACTTTACACCTCAGGGCAAATCGCCTTTAATCCAGAAAATGGAGAATTGGTTTTAGATTCTATAGCTGTAGAAACTAAACAGGTTATGGAAAACCTAAAAGCCGTTTTAGAAGCTGCAGAAATGAATTTTGAACAGGTTGTCAAAACAAGTATTTTTATTTCTGACATGAATAATTTTGCTGCAATTAATGAAGTGTATGCAGACTATTTTAATGAAGAAACTGCTCCTGCACGTGAAACCGTTGAAGTTGCAAACTTACCCAAGTTTGTAAATGTAGAAATTAGCATGATTGCTATTAAATAA